A window from Rana temporaria chromosome 8, aRanTem1.1, whole genome shotgun sequence encodes these proteins:
- the LOC120910615 gene encoding zinc finger protein 665-like has protein sequence MVSDRIVSLLSPGCKMEDEDITGDRMEEGGECFSQKSRPSEHLRLHTGEKKHVCSECGKSFPRRYDFVLHQRTHTGEKPFSCSECGKCFAIKSNLGKHQRTHTGEKAFPCPECGKCFSQKVHLNTHQKFHTGEKPYPCPECGKCFTEKSDLVKHQRIHTGEKAYSCPECGKCFSQNKYLVKHQRSHTGEKPYSCPECGKCFSLKAHLNSHLRSHTGEKPHYCSECGKRFREKKGLVNHQRTHTGEKAHFCPECGKCFAQKHQLDTHLRSHTGEKPYCCPECGKCFTQKSGLLNHQTTHTGEKAYSCPECGKCFSQNSHLKIHRRIHTGEKPYSCAECGKCYPQKSDLNKHQRSHTGERPYPCPECGKCYPQKADLNKHLRSHMREKPYSCPECGKCFSLKYEFNKHCRSHIGEVETSGIILLMLFSAILLVSDEGIINVKVEGEEEETYAMEKPSKDRLTLSPGCRMKDEDITGDHMEEGGKCSSPKSRTSEHQTLNTGEKKHVCSECGKSFPRRYDFVLHQRTHTGEKPYCCSECGKCFAIKSNLAKHQRTHTGERAFPCSECGKCFSQKIHLISHQRYHTGEKPYFCPECGKCFTEKSVLVTHKRTHTGEKAYSCLECGKCFSQGKHLLAHKRSHTGEKPYSCPECGKSFSLKPHLNNHLRSHTGEKPHSCSECGKCFRLKKGLVNHQRTHTGEKTYTCSECGKCFTQKHHLDAHQRTHTGEKPYSCPVCGKCFSQKAGLLHHRTTHTGEKPYSCLECGKCFAQNSHLKIHQGTHTGEKPHSCAECGKCFLHKSALVIHQRSHTGEKPYSCPECGKSFSRKCNFNKHCRSHTGGVDV, from the exons atggtttctgacaggatCGTCTCACTTTTATCTCCAGGTtgtaaaatggaagatgaggacatcacaggagatcgcatggaggaaggaggggaatgtttttcacagaagtcccgtCCTTCTGAACATCTGAGattgcacacgggtgagaagaaacatgtctgctccgagtgcgggaaaagttttccACGACGATATGACTTTGTTTTACATCAAagaactcacacaggggagaagccattttcctgttctgagtgtggaaaatgttttgcgATAAAATCAAACCTTGGAAAACATCAAAgaactcacacgggtgagaaggcatttccctgccctgagtgcgggaaatgtttttcacagaaggtcCATCTTAATACACATCAAAAGTTTCACACGGGTGAAAAGCCAtatccctgtcctgagtgtggaaaatgttttacaGAAAAATCAGACCTTGTAAAACATcaaagaattcacacgggtgagaaggcgtattcctgccctgagtgcgggaaatgtttttcacagaacaaATATCTTGTTAAACATCAAAGATCTcatacaggggagaagccgtattcttgccctgagtgtgggaaatgttttagtCTCAAGGCCCATCTTAACAGCCATCTGaggtctcacacgggtgagaaaccGCATTATTGTTCCGAGTGTGGAAAAcgttttagagaaaaaaaaggcCTTGTAAATCATCAAAgaactcacacgggtgagaaggctcatttctgccctgagtgcgggaagtgttttgcACAGAAGCACCAACTTGATACACATCTGAGGTCTCACACGGGTGAAAAGCCGTAttgctgtcctgagtgtggaaaatgttttacaCAGAAATCAGGCCTTCTAAATCATCAAAcaactcacacgggggagaaggcgtattcctgccctgagtgcgggaaatgtttttcacagaattcCCATCTTAAAATACATCGGAgaattcacacgggggagaagccgtattcctgtgctgagtgtggCAAATGTTATCCACAGAAATCAGACCTTAAtaaacatcaaagatctcacactggTGAGAGGCCGTACCCCTGCcccgagtgtggaaaatgttatcCACAGAAAGCAGACCTTAATAAACATCTGAGATCTCACAtgagggagaagccgtattcctgtcctgagtgcgggaaatgtttttcgctcAAGTATGAGTTTAACAAACATTGTAGGTCTCACATAGGGGA agtggaaacctctggGATAATATTGTTG atgttattttctgccattctgtTGGTTTCGGATGAAGGTATTATAAACGTGAAAGTTGAGggtgaagaagaagagacgtat gccatggagaaaccctcaaaggatcgtctcactttatctccaggttgtagaatgaaagatgaggacatcacaggagaTCACATGGAGGAAGGCGGGAAATGTTCGTCACCGAAGTCCCGTACTTCTGAACATCAGACATTGAACACGGGTGAGAAGAAACACGTCTGCTCCGAGTGCGGGAAGAGTTTTCCACGACGATATGACTTTGTTTTACATCAAagaactcacacgggggagaagccgtattgctgttctgagtgtggaaaatgcttTGCGATAAAATCAAACCTTGCCAAACATCAAAGAACTCACACGGGTGAGAGGGCGTTTCcctgctctgagtgcgggaaatgtttttcacagaaaatCCATCTTATTTCACATCAGAGATATCACACGGGCGAAAAGCCTTATTtttgtcctgagtgtggaaaatgttttacgGAGAAATCAGTCCTTGTAACACATAAAAgaactcacacgggtgagaaggcaTATTcctgccttgagtgcgggaaatgcttttcaCAGGGAAAACATCTTCTTgcacataaaagatctcacacgggggagaagccgtattcttgccctgagtgtgggaaaagttTTTCGCTCAAACCCCATCTTAACAACCATCTGAGGTCTCACACCGGTGAGAAACcgcattcctgttctgagtgtggaaaatgtttcagATTGAAAAAAGGCCTTGTAAATCATCAAAgaactcacacgggtgagaagacCTATAcctgctctgagtgcgggaaatgctttacACAGAAGCACCATCTTGATGCGCATCAGAggactcacacgggtgagaagccgtattcctgtcctgtgtgtggaaaatgtttttcgcaAAAAGCCGGCCTTCTACACCATCGAAcaactcacacgggtgagaagccatattcctgccttgagtgtgggaaatgttttgcacagaATTCCCATCTTAAAATACATCAGGGAACTCACACGGGTGAAAAGCcacattcctgtgctgagtgcggaaaatgttttttacataAGTCAGCCCTTgttatacatcagagatctcacacgggggagaagccatattcctgccccgagtgcgggaaaagtttttctcgtaagtgcaattttaacaaACACTGTAGGTCCCACACAGGGGGAGTGGATGTGTAG
- the LOC120909651 gene encoding oocyte zinc finger protein XlCOF6.1-like: protein MIIKPECDVEETYVRDDQQYMEETGMTRTFIEEDTPTEISTGHAMEKPSKDRLTLSPGCRMEDEDITGDHVEEEEKCLSPESFLSEHQRFHTNEKKHFCSECGKGFPRRYDFNLHLRSHTGEKPYPCPQCGKCFSIKSNRAKHQRTHTGEKPFCCLECGKCFTQKAHLISHQKSHPGERPYSCYQCGNCFTEKSDLIKHQRTHTSGKAYSCSSAANVFEGNLTLLHIKDLAQGNSAVLALRDGYVFLSSPVLTNF from the exons atgatCATAAAACCTGAGTGTGacgtagaagagacgtatgtgagggatgatcagcaatatatGGAGGAGACTGGAATGACgaggacattcatagaggaggacactcctacagagatcagcacag gacacgccatggagaaaccctcaaaggatcgtctcactttatctccaggttgtagaatggaagatgaggacatcacaggagaTCACGTGGAGGAAGAAGAGAAATGTTTGTCACCCGAGTCCTTTCTTTCTgaacatcagagatttcacacgaATGAGAAGAAACATTTCTGCTCCGAGTGCGGGAAGGGTTTTCCACGAAGATATGACTTTAATTTACATCtgaggtctcacacgggggagaagccgtatcccTGTCctcagtgtggaaaatgtttttcaataaAATCAAACCGTGCAAAACATCAAAGAacgcacacaggtgagaagccgttttGCTGCCTtgaatgcgggaaatgttttacacagaaAGCCCATCTTATTTCACACCAGAAGTCTCACCCGGGTGAAAGGCCTTATTCCTGTTACCAGTGTGGAAATTGTTTCACAGAAAAATCCGACCTTATAAAACATCAAAGAACTCACACGAGTGggaaggcatattcctgctcgAGTGCGGCAAATGTTTTTGAAGGAAATCTGACGTTGTTACACATCAAAGATCTTGCACAGGGGAATAGCGCTGTTCTTGCCCTGAGGGACGGATATGTTTTTCTCTCAAGTCCCGTCCTTACAAACTTTTGA
- the LOC120909616 gene encoding zinc finger protein OZF-like — protein MEKPSKDRLTLSPGCRMEDEDITGDCGGEKIMSSTMDGGLHSVDRPWNPSDSEQPRTVRGGAGIQGEEPFSCPECGESFCSEFSLAVHQEYGKCFTEQQRLNTGEKIYACPRCGKSFPRRYDFVLHQRSHTGEKPYSCPECGKRFSIKSNLAKHQRTHTGEKPFPCPECGKCFSQKAHLISHQKSHTGEKPYSCPECGKCFTEKSDLVKHQSTHMGEKAYSCPECGKCFSQKSYLGKHRRSHTGDKPYSCTECGKCFLQKSQLVKHQISHTGEKAYSCPECGKCFSQKHHLRTHQRTHTGEKPYCCPECGKCFRLKSGFVKHKRTHTGEKAYACPECGKRFLQKHHLNTHQRTHTGEKPYSCPECGKCFSQKAGLLQHQTTHTGEKAYSCPECGKCFSQNSHLTIHRRIHTGEKPYPCPECGKCFLQKSDLNKHHRKVFHSSTILTNTKSHTGE, from the coding sequence atggagaaaccctcaaaggatcgtctcactttatctccaggttgtagaatggaagatgaggacatcacaggagaTTGTGGAGGAGAAAAGATAATGAGCTCCACTATGGATGGAGGACTTCACAGTGTGGATAGACCATGGAATCCCTCTGACTCTGAGCAACCTCGTACTGTGAGGGGTGGGGCCGGGATTCAGGGGGAGGAGCCATTCTCCTGTCCTGAATGTGGGGAGAGTTTTTGCTCAGAATTTAGTCTTGCTGTACATCAGGAGTACGGGAAATGTTTTACTGAACAGCAGAGATTGAACACGGGTGAGAAGATATACGCCTGCCCTCGGTGTGGGAAGTCTTTTCCACGAAGATATGACTTTGTTTTACATCAAAGAtcccacacgggggaaaagccgtattcctgtcctgagtgtggaaaacgTTTTTCGATAAAATCAAACCTTGCAAAACATCAAAGAacccacacgggtgagaagccatttccctgccctgagtgcgggaaatgtttttcacagaaggcccATCTTATTTCACATCAGAAGTCTCACACGggtgaaaagccgtattcctgtcctgagtgtggaaaatgttttacaGAAAAATCAGACCTTGTAAAACATCAAAGTACTCACATGGGTGAGAAggcgtattcctgccctgagtgcgggaaatgtttttcacagaaatcaTACCTTGGTAAACATcgaagatctcacacaggggataagccgtattcctgtacggagtgtggaaaatgttttttacagaaatCACAGCTTGTTAAACACCAAatatctcacacgggtgagaaggcgtattcctgccctgagtgcgggaaatgtttttcacagaagcacCATCTTAGGACACATCAGAGgactcacacaggggaaaagccgtattgctgtcctgagtgtggaaagtGTTTTAGATTAAAATCGGGATTTGTAAAACATAAAagaactcacacaggtgagaaggcgTATGCCTGCCCCgagtgcgggaaacgtttttTACAGAAACACCATCTCAATACGCATCAGAGGACTCACACGGGTGAAAAGccctattcctgtcctgagtgcggaaaatgtttttcgcaAAAAGCCGGCCTTTTACAACATCAAAcaactcacacgggtgagaaggcatattcctgccctgagtgcgggaaatgtttttcacagaattcCCATCTTACAATACATCGGAGGATTCACACGGGTGAAAAGCCGTATCCTTGTcccgagtgcggaaaatgttttttacagaaatCAGACCTTAATAAACATCATAGAAAAGTTTTTCACTCAAGTACGATTTTAACAAACACTAAGTCTCACACAGGTGAGTAG
- the LOC120910614 gene encoding extensin-like, with the protein MISPSVYRPVYHSSCNSSSAPSPPPTTSPPPSTSPSPPPTTSSSPPPSTSPPPTTSPSPPPSTSPSPPPSSPPPTTSPSPPPTTSPSPPPTTSPPPSTSPPPTTSPPPSTSSSPPPTTSPSPPPTTSPSPPPTTSPSPPPSTSPSPPPSTSPSPPPSTSPPPTTSPSPPPTTSPSPPPTTSPPPSTSPPPTTSPPPTTSPPPTTSPSPPPTTSPSPLPTTSPPPSTSPPPTTSPPPTTSPPPSTSPSPPPTTSPSPPPSTSPPPTTSPSPPPSTSPSPPPTTSPSPPPTTSPPPSTSPSPPPSTSPPPPTTSSSPPPTTSSSPPPSTSQSPPPTTSPPPSTSPSPPPTTSPSPPPSTSPPPSTSPSPPPTTSPPPTTSSPPSTSPSSPPTSSPPPTTSPPPTTSPSPPPSTSPSPPPSTSPPPTTSPSLSPTTSPPPPPSTSPPPSTSPSPPPSTSPPPTTSPSPPPTTSPSPPPSTSPPPSTSPSPPPSTSPSPPPTTSPPPTTSSPPSTSPSSPPTSSPPPTTSPPPTTSPPPTTSPSPPPTTSPSPPPTTSPPPSTSPPPSTSPSPPPSTAPSPPPSTSPSPPPSTSPSPPPTTSPSLSPTSSPPPTTLPFITNSGCKFFHVL; encoded by the exons ATGATAAGTCCATCAGTTTATAGACCCGTCTATCATTCCTCCTGTAATTCCTCCTccgcaccatcaccacctccaaccacatcaccgcctccatccacatcaccatcaccacctccaaccacatcatcatcaccacctccatccacatcaccacctccaaccacatcaccatcaccacctccatccacatcaccatcaccacctccat catcaccacctccaaccacatcaccatcaccacctccaaccacatcaccatcaccacctccaaccacatcaccacctccatccacatcaccacctccaaccacatcaccacctccatccacatcatcatcaccacctccaaccacatcaccatcaccacctccaaccacatcaccatcaccacctccaaccacatcaccatcaccacctccatccacatcaccatcaccacctccatccacatcaccatcaccacctccatccacatcaccacctccaaccacatcaccatcaccacctccaaccacatcaccatcaccacctccaaccacatcaccacctccatccacatcaccacctccaaccacatcaccacctccaaccacatcaccacctccaaccacatcaccatcaccacctccaaccacatcaccatcaccacttccaaccacatcaccacctccatccacatcaccacctccaaccacatcaccacctccaaccacatcaccacctccatccacatcaccatcaccacctccaaccacatcaccatcaccacctccatccacatcaccacctccaaccacatcaccatcaccacctccatccacatcaccatcaccacctccaaccacatcaccatcaccacctccaaccacatcaccacctccatccacatcaccatcaccacctccatccacatcccca ccacctccaaccacatcatcatcaccacctccaaccacatcatcatcaccacctccatccacatcacaatcaccacctccaaccacatcaccacctccatccacatcaccatcaccacctccaaccacatcaccatcaccacctccatccacatcaccacctccatccacatcaccatcaccacctccaaccacatcaccacctccaaccacatcatcacctccatccacatcaccatcatcacctccaacctcatcaccacctccaaccacatcaccacctccaaccacatcaccatcaccacctccatccacatcaccatcaccacctccatccacatcaccacctccaaccacatcaccatcactatctccaaccacatcaccacccccacctccatccacatcaccacctccatccacatcaccatcaccacctccatccacatcaccacctccaaccacatcaccatcaccacctccaaccacatcaccatcaccacctccatccacatccccacctccatccacatcaccatcaccacctccatccacatcaccatcaccacctccaaccacatcaccacctccaaccacatcatcacctccatccacatcaccatcatcacctccaacctcatcaccacctccaaccacatcaccacctccaaccacatcaccacctccaaccacatcaccatcaccacctccaaccacatcaccatcaccacctccaaccacatcaccacctccatccacatcaccacctccatccacatcaccatcaccacctccatccacagcaccatcaccacctccatccacatcaccatcaccacctccatccacatcaccatcaccacctccaaccacatcaccatcactaTCTCCAAcctcatcaccacctccaaccacattaCCATTTATCACAAATTCTGGCTGCAAGTTCTTCCATGTGTTGTAG